DNA sequence from the Limisphaerales bacterium genome:
GCCTTGGACCTGCGCAAGGGCAAGCCGCAGGCGAAACATCCGTTGGCTGCGGGCGTCACGGTCACGCGCTGGAAGGAAGGCCGATACGTCACCGAGATGGATCAGGCGATCAAGCTCGGGAAAAAGGCCACCACGTACTTCACCAACCTTATCGTGGGCGATTTCCATTATTTCCGCGCCCACAGCGGCTTTCTGATCGGGCGCGTTCAGCTCTCCACCGGCAAAGTCGAATACCTGCAAGTGCCCGCGCAGGTCATTCGTCACAAGAAACGCGCCGCCGAATTACTCTGGGATAAGGCGCTGCCCAATGACATGAAAACGGCCAACGGCTTCCGCGCCACGCAGGACAAGCGCAACGCCGGGAACGGCTGGGGCCACGTCTCCGCCGCGCCGCCGACCGTCGTCGGCAAACACATCTACTGGCCCACCATGATCGGCACCGTCTACGTCGTGGACTGGACGGCACCGCGCCTCAACGAAAAGGCGCTGGTCTCCCTCAGCGACCTCGGTTCGGCGGGCCAAACCTGGTCCCTCGCCTCCCTCGCCTACGCCGACGGCCGTCTCTACGCTCGCACACTCAAGGAGCTGATTTGTTTCCAGACCGCGAAAGACGCTAAATAAGCGAAAAGGGGACTGATGGACTTGTTGTACAAAGAGGAATGCTACCGGATCATGGGAGCGTGCTTTGAGGTGTACAAGGAGAAGGGCTGCGGCTTTTTGGAGTCGGTTTATCAAGAGTGCCTCTCGATGGAATTGGCAGAACAGGAAATTCCATTTGAACAACAGGTGGACTTGGAATTGCAATACAAGGGCCGCCGATTACAGCACAAATATAAACCCGACTTTGTCTGCTTCGGAAAAATCATTGTGGAAATCAAGGCAGTCAATCAATTGGCCGACGAGCATCGGGCGCAGATTCATAATTATCTCAAAGCCACCGGCTACAAGCTGGGTTTGCTTGCCAACTTCGGGCACCATCCCAAAATCGAGTGGGAACGAATCATCCGCGAAAAAATTTAAAACCAATGACCAACAGCATGTACCTGAACAAATCCCCAAAAATAATTTTCGCCCTTTTCGCGTGTTTCGCGGTTACCAGTATTACCGCCAAGGAACGGCCCAACGTGTTGTTCATCATGTCCGACGACCACACGGCGCAGGCCGTGGGCGCGTATGCGACCGTGCTCAAGCCGCTCAACCCTACGCCCACGCTTGACCGGTTGGCAGCGGAGGGCATCACGTTCGACAACGCGTTTTGCTCGAACTCCATCTGCACGCCGAGCCGGGCGAGCATCATCACCGGTCAGTATCCGCATGTGAATGGCGTGACCGATCTCACCGGCCGAATCTTGCCGGCCAAGCAGACGTTGCCGATTCTGTTTCGGCAGGCCGGTTATCAAACGGCCATGATCGGCAAGTGGCATCTGAAGGTGGAGCCGAATTTCGACTACTACAAAGTGCTGCCGGGGCAGGGGAAGTATTTCGACACGGAATTTCGCGTGCAGGGCGACAAGCCGTGGCCCAAGAATGTGGTCACCCACAAGGGCGAGCATTCCTCCGACGCCATCACAGACTCCACGCTGCATTGGTTCAAGACGCAGTACGACAAGGACAAGCCATTCTTCATCTGCCACCAGTTCAAGGCGCCGCATGATTATTTTGAGAACGCGCCGCGCTACCAGAAATACCTCGCCGACGTGAAGATTCCCGAGCCGCCCACGCTCTACGACGTGCCGAGCACCTTCGGCTCCATCGCCACGCGCGGGTACAACGACGAACTGATGCCGCACATCGGCACCTCCATCGGTAAACGCAATCCGCGCCGCTCTTATGCCGTCGACTTAAAGGAGCGTTTCCCCGAGGAACTTCCCGCCGATTACGACGTGGCCAAGCTCTCCGAGCGCGAGACCACGCACCTCGCCTATCAGGCTTACCTGCGCAAATACCTCCGCTGCGTACGCGGCGTGGACGACAATCTCAAGCGGCTCTTCGAGTACCTCAAAGCCGAAGGCCTCTACGACAACACCGTGATCATCTACACCGGCGACCAAGGTTTCTGGCTGGGCGAAAACGATTATCAGGACAAACGCTGGGCCTACGATCCCTCCATGCGCATGCCGTTTATCGTGCGTTATCCCAAGGCCATCAAGGCCGGCACCCGCAGCGACGCCATAGTAGAGAACGTCGATTTCCCCGCGCTCATGCTCGACTTCGCCGGCATCCCCACGCCTGCCTCCATGCAGGGGCGTTCCTTCAAGAGCATTTGCGAAACCGGCCGCGAACCCAAAGGCTGGAAACAGGCCGCCTACTATCGGTACTGGATGCACATGGCCCACCACGATAACCCCGGCGTGATGGCCATTCGCACCAAGACGCACAAGCTCCTCTACTACTACGGTTGCAACTACGACGGCGGTTACCAAACCCCGCCCGCTTGGGAGCTGTACGATCTGGAAAAGGACGCCGGCGAATTGAATAACGTCTACGACGACCTTGCCTACGCCAAAGTGCGCGCCCGCCTGAAGCAACAATTCGCCGATCTGCGGCGGACTGTTGGCGACGACGGCAGTCATTATCCCGCCGCCGAAAAGGTCGTGCAGGAATTCTGGGACTACGACGGCGCCGACCGCG
Encoded proteins:
- a CDS encoding GxxExxY protein, giving the protein MDLLYKEECYRIMGACFEVYKEKGCGFLESVYQECLSMELAEQEIPFEQQVDLELQYKGRRLQHKYKPDFVCFGKIIVEIKAVNQLADEHRAQIHNYLKATGYKLGLLANFGHHPKIEWERIIREKI
- a CDS encoding sulfatase, coding for MYLNKSPKIIFALFACFAVTSITAKERPNVLFIMSDDHTAQAVGAYATVLKPLNPTPTLDRLAAEGITFDNAFCSNSICTPSRASIITGQYPHVNGVTDLTGRILPAKQTLPILFRQAGYQTAMIGKWHLKVEPNFDYYKVLPGQGKYFDTEFRVQGDKPWPKNVVTHKGEHSSDAITDSTLHWFKTQYDKDKPFFICHQFKAPHDYFENAPRYQKYLADVKIPEPPTLYDVPSTFGSIATRGYNDELMPHIGTSIGKRNPRRSYAVDLKERFPEELPADYDVAKLSERETTHLAYQAYLRKYLRCVRGVDDNLKRLFEYLKAEGLYDNTVIIYTGDQGFWLGENDYQDKRWAYDPSMRMPFIVRYPKAIKAGTRSDAIVENVDFPALMLDFAGIPTPASMQGRSFKSICETGREPKGWKQAAYYRYWMHMAHHDNPGVMAIRTKTHKLLYYYGCNYDGGYQTPPAWELYDLEKDAGELNNVYDDLAYAKVRARLKQQFADLRRTVGDDGSHYPAAEKVVQEFWDYDGADREKARKISAAYLQRRLQELKAGQHNTRTWTGNK